The genomic window ACGCTTCGCTCGGCGACGCCAACTGGAGGGCCACCGCCCAGTCGGGGATCGGCGAAGGGGTGTTGAAGCGGAACAGAACCGCCACGATCGTATCCACCAGCCAGATCCAGGCCCGATCGAGCGCGACGTAGAGGCCGATCGCCCTGACGAGAACCTGTCGATCGGTCGCGAAGCTCATCGAGCAGGCGAGCGCGATCGACACGAACGCGACGCCGTACAGCGCGGTGGCGCCGACGAAGCCCAGATACGACAGCGGCGCGGCGGACTCGTACTGCGTGAGAGCGACCGCGCCGACGACGACGAGCCCGGCGACCAGCGGGAGTCCGAGCACGAGCGAGCGACCGACGAGTTTCCCGGCGACGAAGTCCCGCCGGGACTGTGGGAGCGACAGCGCGAGGACGAGGCTCCCCGATTCGCGCTCGTAGAGAACGGCCTTGTAGCCCAGCACGATGCCCACCAGCGGCACGAGTCCGTAGACGGTCGCGAACGTCGTCTCGACGAACGCGGCGAACGCTCCGGAGTCCGGACCGAAGACCGCGCTCCTGAGGACGAGCAGTCCCGCGAGCGCCGCGAGGGCCCAGATCGTCCGCGAGCGGATCGAGTCTCGGACGTCCTTCCGCGCGGTCGGCCGCCAGTTCATCCGCGATCACCGCCGCTTGCGGGCGCTCGAGGGAGTGGCCCGCTGCCGGAGAGCGTTCGGAGGGTCGTACTACCGTTGGAGGGTGCTCGATCGATCATAGGTCCGTGTTTCGAAACCGCAGGTAGCCGAACGCGATCGGAACGACGGTCCAGGCGAGGAACAGCGCGAGCGCGAGCCACTCGCTCAAGTACCAGGCGTTCGATCCGGCGTAGGCGCCG from Haloterrigena sp. KLK7 includes these protein-coding regions:
- a CDS encoding ABC transporter permease subunit, encoding MNWRPTARKDVRDSIRSRTIWALAALAGLLVLRSAVFGPDSGAFAAFVETTFATVYGLVPLVGIVLGYKAVLYERESGSLVLALSLPQSRRDFVAGKLVGRSLVLGLPLVAGLVVVGAVALTQYESAAPLSYLGFVGATALYGVAFVSIALACSMSFATDRQVLVRAIGLYVALDRAWIWLVDTIVAVLFRFNTPSPIPDWAVALQLASPSEAYRHLVAVRFEFDSTHAHLAAEAPSVVNSWTALLVLAGWILGPVAIGYLRFRNTDL